Proteins from a genomic interval of Sphingopyxis sp. QXT-31:
- the pheS gene encoding phenylalanine--tRNA ligase subunit alpha yields MSDYQAMQAELTGAIAAASDLDAIEALRVAVLGKAGSVTGLLKTLGGMSPEERQSVGPQIHALRETVTAALAARKAALESAALEAKLAGETLDMTLPAAASPRGSVHPVSQVMDELAEIFADMGFAVATGPEIEDDWHNFTALNIPETHPARAMHDTFYFPDANAEGQKMLLRTHTSPVQIRTMMSQEPPIRIIAPGRVYRSDSDATHTPMFHQVEGLVIDRGIHMGHLKWTLETFLKAYFETDDIVLRLRPSYFPFTEPSAEVDVGYKQEKGRRIVGGNGDDDGHAWMELLGSGMVNRRVIANCGLDPDVWQGFAFGVGVDRLAMLKYGMDDLRAFFDGDLRWLAHYGFGALSVPTLSGGISA; encoded by the coding sequence ATGAGCGATTATCAGGCCATGCAGGCCGAGTTGACCGGCGCGATCGCCGCTGCGAGCGACCTCGACGCCATCGAGGCGCTGCGCGTCGCCGTGCTCGGCAAGGCGGGCAGCGTTACCGGCCTTTTGAAGACGCTGGGCGGCATGAGTCCCGAGGAGCGCCAGAGCGTCGGTCCGCAGATCCACGCGCTGCGCGAAACCGTCACCGCGGCGCTCGCCGCGCGCAAGGCGGCGCTCGAAAGCGCGGCGCTCGAAGCCAAGCTCGCGGGCGAGACGCTCGACATGACGCTCCCCGCCGCAGCGAGCCCGCGCGGCAGCGTACATCCGGTGAGCCAGGTCATGGACGAGCTCGCCGAAATCTTCGCCGACATGGGTTTCGCGGTCGCGACGGGCCCCGAGATCGAGGACGACTGGCACAATTTCACCGCGCTCAACATTCCGGAGACGCATCCGGCGCGCGCGATGCACGACACCTTCTACTTCCCCGACGCCAACGCCGAGGGCCAGAAGATGCTGCTGCGCACGCACACCTCGCCGGTGCAAATCCGCACGATGATGAGCCAGGAGCCGCCGATCCGGATCATCGCGCCCGGCCGCGTCTATCGCAGCGACAGCGACGCGACGCACACGCCCATGTTCCACCAGGTGGAGGGTCTCGTCATCGACCGCGGCATCCATATGGGGCACCTCAAATGGACGCTCGAGACCTTCCTCAAGGCCTATTTCGAGACCGACGACATCGTGCTGCGCCTGCGGCCGAGTTATTTCCCCTTCACCGAGCCCTCGGCCGAGGTCGATGTCGGCTACAAGCAGGAAAAAGGCCGCCGGATCGTCGGCGGCAACGGCGATGACGACGGCCATGCGTGGATGGAATTGCTCGGCAGCGGGATGGTCAACCGCCGCGTGATCGCGAACTGCGGGCTCGATCCCGATGTGTGGCAGGGCTTTGCTTTCGGGGTCGGGGTCGACCGGCTCGCGATGCTCAAATATGGCATGGACGACCTCCGCGCCTTCTTCGACGGCGACCTGCGCTGGCTCGCCCATTACGGGTTCGGCGCGCTGTCGGTCCCGACGCTCAGCGGGGGGATTTCGGCATGA
- a CDS encoding helix-turn-helix domain-containing protein, with protein sequence MTDRTNPSDPSGTMRVETRFFPVSDALRPYASIIYLTEVAVPPGTRIEDYLHPEWANMRFIEGETTQSAIGDAPVAPAPAFNVSGPTSKATYFSVGSMRTWGIGILPAGWAKFFALSAEDLADRFCDAAVHPAFADYVPLAERLRGANDVEAGAKTIDDYFVAQLTGAPRDDPAIFAAHSALVDDDLGSVGELAGKLGLSERSVERLSRRAFGFAPKLLLRRQRFLRSLARFMLDPSMAWIDTLDYHYYDQAQFTRDFQRFMGMSPRAYAARPKPILGAAALARAAAAGAPVQGLHKPAN encoded by the coding sequence ATGACGGATAGGACCAATCCCTCGGACCCCAGCGGCACGATGCGCGTGGAGACGCGGTTCTTTCCTGTGTCCGACGCGCTGCGCCCCTACGCCAGCATCATCTATCTGACCGAGGTCGCGGTTCCGCCGGGCACACGCATCGAGGATTATCTCCACCCCGAATGGGCGAATATGCGCTTCATCGAGGGCGAAACGACGCAGAGCGCGATCGGCGACGCCCCGGTCGCGCCCGCGCCGGCGTTCAACGTGTCGGGCCCGACGAGCAAGGCGACTTATTTTTCGGTCGGCAGCATGCGGACCTGGGGCATCGGCATATTGCCCGCGGGGTGGGCGAAATTCTTCGCGCTCTCGGCCGAGGACCTCGCCGACCGCTTCTGCGACGCCGCGGTGCATCCGGCGTTCGCCGATTATGTTCCGCTCGCCGAACGGCTGCGCGGCGCGAACGACGTCGAGGCAGGGGCGAAGACGATCGACGATTATTTCGTCGCGCAGCTCACAGGCGCGCCGCGCGACGATCCCGCGATCTTCGCGGCGCATAGCGCGCTCGTCGACGACGACCTCGGCAGCGTCGGCGAGCTGGCCGGAAAGCTCGGCCTCTCCGAACGCTCGGTCGAGCGGCTGTCGCGCCGCGCCTTCGGCTTTGCGCCCAAATTGCTGCTGCGCCGCCAGCGCTTCCTGCGCAGCCTCGCGCGCTTCATGCTCGACCCGTCGATGGCGTGGATTGATACGCTCGATTATCATTATTACGATCAGGCGCAGTTCACGCGCGATTTCCAGCGTTTCATGGGGATGAGCCCGCGCGCCTATGCCGCGCGGCCCAAACCGATCCTCGGCGCCGCAGCGCTCGCGCGTGCAGCGGCCGCGGGGGCGCCGGTGCAGGGGCTCCACAAGCCCGCCAACTAG